From one bacterium genomic stretch:
- a CDS encoding ribosome biogenesis GTPase Der, protein MKHPLPAVAVVGRPNVGKSTFFNRVLGERRAIVEDVPGVTRDRNFARAEWAGRHFYIIDTGGLETESEEPLAAAIRRQVMAAIEESDVIVFMVDGREGPQPMDHRIAEVLRRSGRPVVLAVNKLDRLPSELGHHDFWELGLGEPLPVSSISGRGSGEVLDAIIARLPEAPAAVEDDALYVAVVGRPNVGKSSFINRLLGEDRLVVSEIAGTTRDAVDTPMRYHGRTLVFVDTAGLRRRARIEPGLEYYSALRTERAIERADVSLLLLDATEPVHVQDLKIAERVWEAGCGLIIVANKWDLVPKTDKTAAAYESHLRERAPWLRWAPVIFTSALTGQRVHKTLDLVLEVAAERSRRIPTHEVNEVVQELVERQPPPHYRGQPIKIYYATQAETAPPTFVIFTNYPKAVPDHYARYLQNGFRERWGFVGAPLRLRFRGRKERR, encoded by the coding sequence GTGAAGCATCCGCTACCGGCTGTCGCCGTCGTCGGCCGGCCGAACGTCGGCAAGTCCACGTTCTTCAACCGTGTGCTGGGTGAGCGGCGGGCGATCGTCGAAGACGTCCCCGGCGTCACCCGTGATCGCAATTTCGCACGCGCGGAATGGGCCGGTCGTCACTTCTACATCATCGACACGGGAGGGCTGGAGACCGAGAGTGAGGAGCCGCTGGCCGCGGCGATCCGGCGGCAGGTGATGGCCGCCATCGAGGAGTCGGACGTCATCGTCTTCATGGTGGACGGCCGCGAAGGGCCTCAGCCGATGGACCACCGGATCGCGGAGGTCTTGCGCAGGTCGGGCCGCCCGGTCGTCCTGGCGGTGAACAAGCTGGACCGGCTGCCCTCCGAGCTCGGCCACCACGATTTCTGGGAGTTGGGGCTGGGCGAGCCGCTGCCGGTGAGCTCGATCTCCGGCAGGGGCTCGGGCGAGGTCCTGGACGCCATCATCGCACGGCTGCCGGAGGCGCCGGCGGCGGTCGAGGATGACGCGCTCTACGTCGCGGTGGTGGGTCGGCCCAACGTCGGCAAGTCCAGCTTCATCAACCGGCTGCTGGGCGAGGACCGGCTGGTCGTCAGCGAGATCGCGGGGACGACCCGTGACGCTGTGGACACGCCGATGCGCTACCACGGCCGGACGCTCGTCTTCGTGGACACGGCGGGGCTGCGTCGGCGGGCGCGGATCGAGCCGGGGCTCGAGTACTACAGCGCGCTGCGGACGGAGCGGGCGATCGAGCGAGCGGATGTGTCTCTCCTGCTCCTGGACGCGACCGAGCCCGTCCACGTGCAGGACCTGAAGATCGCCGAGCGCGTCTGGGAGGCCGGCTGCGGCTTGATCATCGTCGCCAACAAGTGGGATCTGGTGCCGAAGACCGACAAGACGGCGGCGGCCTACGAGAGCCATCTCCGGGAACGGGCGCCGTGGCTGCGGTGGGCGCCGGTCATCTTCACCTCGGCCCTCACGGGCCAGCGTGTGCACAAGACGTTGGATCTCGTGCTGGAGGTGGCGGCGGAGCGGAGCCGCCGGATCCCGACGCACGAGGTCAACGAAGTGGTGCAGGAGTTGGTGGAGCGTCAGCCGCCGCCGCATTACCGTGGGCAGCCGATCAAGATCTACTACGCGACGCAGGCCGAGACGGCGCCGCCCACGTTCGTGATCTTCACCAACTACCCGAAGGCCGTGCCGGACCACTACGCGCGGTATCTGCAGAACGGGTTCCGGGAGCGCTGGGGCTTCGTGGGCGCGCCCTTGCGCTTGCGGTTCCGCGGACGAAAGGAGCGCCGGTGA
- the plsY gene encoding acyl-phosphate glycerol 3-phosphate acyltransferase, whose protein sequence is MGLRGRALALAVPRTKGAPVTAALLIASYLLGSIPTSYILGRVVRGIDLRQHGSGNLGATNAFRVLGWRIAVPVLAVDVAKGWAPTYFFPLWDGRAAPEWALAYGAVAVLGHVYSVWVGFRGGKGVATGAGVFLALAPAALLAAFAVWVLLVLATRIVSVASIAAALVVPVAVFVTQGSGPVLWLAVALAVFIVYAHRANVRRLLRGEERRLEWPAGGGR, encoded by the coding sequence CTGGGGCTTCGTGGGCGCGCCCTTGCGCTTGCGGTTCCGCGGACGAAAGGAGCGCCGGTGACGGCGGCGCTGTTGATCGCCTCGTACCTGCTCGGCTCGATCCCCACGAGCTACATCCTGGGCCGTGTGGTGCGCGGCATCGATCTGCGCCAGCACGGCAGCGGGAACCTCGGTGCAACGAACGCGTTCCGCGTGCTCGGCTGGCGTATCGCGGTCCCGGTCCTGGCGGTGGATGTGGCGAAGGGGTGGGCGCCGACGTACTTCTTCCCCCTGTGGGACGGCAGGGCCGCGCCGGAGTGGGCGCTCGCGTACGGCGCCGTCGCCGTGCTGGGGCACGTCTACTCCGTGTGGGTCGGGTTCCGCGGCGGGAAGGGGGTGGCGACCGGGGCCGGCGTCTTCCTCGCACTGGCGCCGGCGGCGCTGCTCGCGGCCTTCGCGGTCTGGGTCCTGCTGGTGCTGGCCACGCGCATCGTGTCCGTTGCATCCATCGCGGCGGCACTGGTCGTGCCGGTCGCCGTGTTCGTGACGCAGGGCAGCGGACCCGTGCTCTGGTTGGCGGTCGCGCTCGCCGTCTTCATCGTGTACGCACACCGTGCCAACGTGCGGCGTCTGTTGCGAGGGGAGGAGCGCCGGCTGGAATGGCCCGCAGGAGGAGGGCGATGA
- a CDS encoding glycerol-3-phosphate dehydrogenase has product MSRRVAVIGAGSWGTTLANLLAKKGHRVRLWAYEEDVAGAITATRENPRYLPGIPLHPGLAATHRLEEAVAEAEVVVSVTPSQHVRRVMAEAAPAIRPDALVVSASKGIEVSTLQTMAEVLEAVLPAPLAERACFLSGPSFALEVAREQPTAVTVASRDEAAAREAQSLFQTEYFRVYTNRDVRGVELAGALKNVIALAAGMAAGLGLGHNALAALITRGLAEMTRLGRALGAEDSTFAGLAGMGDLILTCTGELSRNRTVGLELAKGRRLEDILASMTMVAEGVATTRAAQALAERAGVEMPIVREVHAVLFEGRNPRVAVENLMLREPKPENWR; this is encoded by the coding sequence ATGAGTCGCCGGGTCGCGGTCATCGGAGCAGGGAGCTGGGGGACCACCCTCGCCAACCTGCTCGCGAAGAAGGGGCACCGCGTTCGCCTCTGGGCCTACGAGGAAGATGTGGCCGGGGCGATCACCGCGACGCGCGAGAACCCGCGCTATCTGCCGGGCATCCCCCTGCACCCGGGGCTCGCAGCGACCCACCGCCTGGAGGAGGCGGTGGCGGAGGCGGAGGTCGTCGTCTCGGTCACGCCGTCGCAGCATGTGCGGCGAGTCATGGCGGAGGCCGCTCCTGCGATCCGTCCCGATGCGCTCGTGGTGAGCGCCTCGAAGGGGATCGAGGTCTCGACGCTCCAGACCATGGCCGAGGTGCTGGAGGCCGTGCTCCCCGCGCCGCTGGCCGAGCGCGCGTGCTTCCTCTCGGGGCCGAGCTTCGCGCTGGAGGTCGCCCGCGAGCAGCCCACCGCGGTGACCGTCGCGAGCCGGGACGAAGCGGCGGCCCGGGAAGCGCAGTCGCTGTTCCAGACCGAGTACTTCCGCGTCTACACGAACCGGGACGTGCGGGGCGTGGAGCTGGCCGGGGCGCTGAAGAACGTGATCGCGCTCGCGGCGGGCATGGCCGCGGGCCTCGGCCTCGGCCACAACGCTCTGGCCGCCCTGATCACCCGCGGCCTTGCCGAGATGACCCGCCTCGGCCGCGCGTTGGGCGCGGAGGACTCGACCTTCGCCGGACTGGCCGGCATGGGTGACCTGATCCTGACCTGCACCGGCGAGCTGAGCCGCAACCGCACCGTCGGGCTCGAGCTGGCCAAGGGGCGACGGCTCGAGGACATCCTGGCGTCCATGACCATGGTGGCGGAAGGCGTGGCGACGACCCGCGCCGCGCAGGCGCTCGCCGAACGGGCCGGGGTCGAGATGCCCATCGTCCGCGAAGTCCATGCGGTCCTCTTCGAGGGACGGAACCCGCGGGTGGCGGTCGAGAACCTCATGTTGCGCGAACCCAAGCCGGAGAACTGGCGATGA